The Alkalihalobacillus sp. LMS6 genomic interval CCAGCAAGTCCAGAAGAAATAGCCGATGTGGTCATGTTTATTTTAGAATCAGGAGCGCCACTCGTAAACGGAACAATTGTGAACTGTGCCGGTGGACAAATTTATAACTAAATGAGTGAAAATAGTTTAAAGTGTGTACGGAAAAAAAACGTCCGCTACTCATCGTTTTTGTAACAATTTTGGGAGATGACATTCAATCTAATGAGAACCCATTTTATAGGCATTGCCTGTAATGTGGGTTTTTATTAGTAGTAAAAGTCATAAAATGTTCAGAAAACAAGCGGAATCATACTGTAAGTTTCATAGAGAATAGTGATAGTCGGGTTTGTTGAACTTAATAAAATTTTTTAAAAAATAAAGAAGGAGTGTTTCGTGATGCGGAATAAATGGTTAGTAGTAGGTACATTAGCCATTGTCGTTGTACTAATAGTGGTTGTTTTTATGAACAATTCATCAAATGTGGATGAGGATGTGGCGACAGAATACGATGCGCCCCCTAATGTAGAAGGTCAGCCTTATTTAGGAGATACAGAAGCTCCTGTTACGGTTGTAGCCTTTGGAGATTATAAATGTCCATCATGTAAAGCGTGGGACGAAACGGTTTTTCCTGAACTGAAAGAAACGTTTATTGATGAGGGGATCGTGCAGTTTATTCATGTCAATACCCCTTTTCACGGAGAGGAATCGATGTTAGCTGCGCAAGCAAGTGAATCGATATGGAATCAGAATCAAGAAGCTTTCTGGACCTTTCATGAAGCGATTTATCAAAATCAGCCTGAAACACAGCAGCATGATGAGCAGTGGGTGACGGAAGAAACCCTTCTAGACATTGCTTCTTCATTAGATGAGAACATCAGTTTAGAAAATTTAGAGGAAGATTTGCAGAATCAAGCATTTCAAGAACAAATTCGTGAAGATATTGATTTAGTCGAACAGTTTGAGGTAGCGCAAACCCCAACCATTATGGTGAATCAGTATAAACTAACAAACCCTTTTCATTATGAACAAATCGTGATGCTCATTGAACAGGAGAACGCTGAATGAACGCCGACAAAAAGAACACATTGTTCTTATATTTTGCTTGGCTTGTCTCGCTTACCGCTACATTAGGAAGTCTATATTTTAGCGAGATTAGAGGGTATGTACCGTGTGAACTGTGTTGGTATCAGAGGATATTAATGTACCCGTTAACGGTTTTTCTCGGAATTGCTGCTTATATAGGGGATATATC includes:
- a CDS encoding DsbA family protein, whose protein sequence is MRNKWLVVGTLAIVVVLIVVVFMNNSSNVDEDVATEYDAPPNVEGQPYLGDTEAPVTVVAFGDYKCPSCKAWDETVFPELKETFIDEGIVQFIHVNTPFHGEESMLAAQASESIWNQNQEAFWTFHEAIYQNQPETQQHDEQWVTEETLLDIASSLDENISLENLEEDLQNQAFQEQIREDIDLVEQFEVAQTPTIMVNQYKLTNPFHYEQIVMLIEQENAE